cttgtaCGACATATAGTAGCAACGTTGGATGCCAGAGTCTTCAGCATTGCAATCTGATGCCCCAGCGATCTGCAACTAAGTGCCATACTGTATTTGGGAGGACATTATCTGCTTAACCGATTGAACCATTCTTCTGTCCCCTGAAGTCCTGAATCTCCGGTGTTAGAGCGTGAGTTAGTTGGGTTCGATTAATCTTAGGGCAAAACATGTAGAATACCATTACCATATATCACCACACCTACAGAATAATACtgtaagaaacaaaaagagaacCTATAAGCTAGTAACACGCCCGTGGACGAATATGTTGCGCTGTTGGCGTtgcgcacacacacacgccCGTGGACGGCAATCATAATGTGATGCAATGGTATCATGCGTATGTTAGGTCACTGATCAGGAGTTGTATATCTATATGGTGTCCACCCTGGTATATATGTGTATATGTATGATTGATTGGAAGCCATGGAAGAGGGGAGCATCATAATCACACTACACTTGCATATGATTGCCCTATCAGTCATGAACTGCCCCGTGCCCGTGctcatatatatgcatatacTACGCCTACAATATAGCTGCTACAACCGAACAGTGTGCAGTTTTTAAACTGTGCGCATGGGGTGTTTGATGCCATGTTGCTGCCAACTAGCTAAGCTACGCTCGCCCAAAATCATGCACGGTGATGGTGCCTGTCTCCTAAAGTCGGCAGGCATCGATCGGCCCGGAaaggggaaggaaggaaggaaggaagagtTCAGAAAATTAAAATGGTCGATGTTGATCGAGttcatgcatcatgcatggatATGGGAATCGAAAAACCAATCAGGTCTATATCACTTATTGTTGGAGCTGTAGCATTATTTTACAAAATGGCCTGTTGGGGAGCCTGCATTGCTTTCGCTCTGTTGTGCTGCTGGCAGCGCACCTAATTATATTCGATTCCATGGAGAGTTGGACATATGCAGGGATGAAAGGAGAAAACCTTTCTGGGGTTGTTTCAGTGCGCTATCAACTGTACCGAAAGCCCAAGCTTTACAAACCAAAAATCTAATCGAGGGGTAGCCACATTTTCACTCTcaagaaggagagagagaaagtcACATCGTACTATCTCTACGGATAGCTCTTTTTATATAGTGAAAAAAAGTTGTACCGCCGAGTGAGGAGTCTGCTTAGAATAACTCCATGTTTATTACAAGTTGATACTTTTCATGGGATGGATAGATATACCAAATATCTATAGGATGAACCTACTATATATCCCTTTGCTTCCTAGCCTCAATAAATGGTCTATCAGACAAACACCTTGTACAAGCATATACTTCATGCAATTATAATATGCGCATGATCCAGATAGAAATGTCTTCACTCCCCAACTCTACGACTTCCCCCCTCGATCAGAACCAGAGTGATTTTATCTGAAATGCCACCCATGAAAATGtccacttttttttagggaatgaAAATGTCCACTTGGACGCACAGATGATTGATTAATTTAGTGTCATCTCACAAATCAGACTTCTTAGGAAAAGATTAATAAAAGGACCAGGAATAGTGGAAAAGCCAGGGACACACTATTTCATCACATTTATCTGCATCCTTAGAAATAGGGTATTGCCCCAACAACATGCTTTAATCATGATTTAGTAATACTTTTGCTTTTCTTGAATTTCATTATATTTTGCAGTCCCCTTCTCTTCTGAATTATCGTACATTTGATTTCTATTTTTTCATTCTTATGCACTCCTTATTTTCCTAATGGGTTCTCCAATTTTCTTATGTCAAGACTTGACCCAAGAGTTGTGATTCAGTGAAGCAAACCCCAAGATTTTTTGCTTCATTGAAACCCTAGTTACAAAAGGTgtggtttcttgaaatttactcttaattttttttcggGGGAATTTACTCTTAGTTTGACCAGGAAAAATAAGCTTTATTAATCGTGCTTTGGGAGTGCATATACAAATATGAAGAGATGGAGAGAGCACTGAATAAAAAGTTGTCCTGTAAATGAGAAGTTCACCTGCACGTAGGAGCATGCAGCAGATAGGTCTAGCAATCGTGTATGAAACCCGTTCGAATTGATGCACAGGTAAAGCACACTGAGAGTTATCCTTGATGTCGACAAGGAACGTGCGCCATATTCGGCAGTACTTGCAATAACTTTGACATTTATATCCACGAGCGAGCGCTCCAACATTTTGCAGCAAACAATGAAACCCAGGCCCCTCCTATTTACGCGGCGaatacaaaaaggaaaaccaaaccAGGTCCAGTCTACTACGCCCCTTTGGTTCGATTCGATCTACTACTCCACTGCTGAGTTTAGATCGATCAGAGAAAATATCTATGGCCAAGTACGGTCCTGCGGGAAGACACGATCAACACGGAACAAACAGATCGCCGTAAATCTCTCGAGCGGCCCGGTCCCCCGGTCTCCGCCGTTCCGAGGGGTGGAAACAGAGGTCGACGCCGGGTGGTTGAGTCCTTGATGGTGGCCGCCGCGCTAGCAGAGCAGCGCAAGAGGGCTCCAGTCCAGATTTGGGCGGAGCTGCCTCCACATGACGCGCGAACCCGAAGGATAACGTACGCTGCGCACTCTCCTCTCCAGATTGGGGGATTTGGGAGCGGAGTGCCGGGGCCCTGCCTGTCCTCGTGGACACCCCATGTGAGGGGGATCGTGTGcgcctctgctctgctctgcctcGGAGGACACACCAATTATTTGCTACTAACTGCGGAAGCAGACACGTGCTGCGTCGCCGTGCCGTTTACGGGCTTCCGATGGGGATTGCCGGCCACATTTTTCAATCAAACCGTGgtgaggaaaagaaaaggaccaGGCCGGCAATGGTGGGTGCATCgactctttctttttctccgcTGGATCGAGATTCCAATAGTAGAGATGATGGTAGATGCATTGTGGGAAAGCGAAGAATCTGATAAAGCATGGACACAGACGCTGATACTGTTTTCCGACAATGCTAAAAAGAATGGAGCAATGTATGGTTGGCGAAATTATGGACCTTTAATTGCCAGCAAAGATCATCGTTTCAGTACGAGCCGTCAAGTTATGCATGACACACATCACAGCATATGCACGTCGTTAGGGCACAGTATATACtcgaagttttttttttgtcacacAAAATTTTCTGCGCCCGTATCCACTACACACCAAGTCACCAACCGAAGCAAAACAGATGGAGAAAACAGAGGTACATTAGTCATTCATTCATGCAGCATACAAACAACATCAGCTATCAGCGAATCATACCTACCGCTTGCAATCCAGTAAAAGACACAGAGCCAGGCATAAGTGTCCATGGGGTTAAGCACTAGCGTTCTCTCCCTCGTGATCAAGCTGGGCACCGTTCTGATCGCCGACTGTTGCCTTTTCAGAAGGAAGACGGCCCACCACAGGGTACCTCTCTTTGAATTTATCTTCCCAATCTTGTAAAACCTCCATCTCATCTGGACTTAGGCCTTCCAAGTCTCCGGTCAGGTCATTAGGGTCAAATGACATCAATGCCAGGGCCCGAGATGCATCCCTCCCGGCAAACAAGGAATATGGTCCTTGAGGTCCATAAAAGAGCCTGCATTCAAGGAAAACAGAAACGAGAATAGAGTTGTGAATACTAACCAAGAGAGACTGCATTACATACACATGATGACAAAAGTAAAATATGTACACATGAGACCTAGCTCGAGGAAATGACAAAGTATGCTaagatcctaaattcttgactcaaatttgcccaaatattgatgtgtctattcttaaaaagtgtctagatacatgtaatattttgacaataatctaggatcggagggagtaactatgAAAGAAAACAATACGTCAGAGTATCTGCCAAAACACAAACATTTTATTTGTGCAGAACGAGATCACATTTTAGACTTCTCATGTGGGCATGGAAGCATGTCCCCAATACAACATTTCATGCAAACAGCCAAGCATTGACAGTAGTCATAGTACAGTGCACAAGTACCGAGTTTATATCTGACACTCAGGTCTACGCGGCCGCCCTTGCCAAAGATTGTATGAAGGATTCACATGTACATACCTAATTCCTTGGCAGTATTTGGGCCAAATGAATATCAGCTAAAGAACTACAGTATGAACTCTAGAGTCAAGAATCAAGACAGTGTCAGCAATGAATAAGAATATGCTTCCTGTCTGTTGAAACAACAGACTAATAAGATGAATAATAGCTAAGCAAAGCAAGGCCTTTGAAGGTAAgggacagtagctatttactaGTGTACTACTAACTGCAGACAGCAGGATAAACAATGCCACACTAAACTACAAGCAAATGATTTCGCTAACTAGACTACTATTTTACAGACAAACATGGAGCTAAACAAGGAGAGATGGCACCTGCTAATTATGATCACCAAGACAACAAGAATAGTATATGCTAATGAAGATAAAAGGTGGACATAACATAACAGCAATCAAATATGGAAACATTGGCGCCACAAGAAATGAAGAAAGCAGAAAGCAGAAGGTACAGTAGATCAAATTAGtctttgcgcaaaaaaaagtaGATCAAATTAGCCACTTATGGAGTAGCATAAAAGTGATGCAGAGTTGAAATACAGCCTACAATGAATACGATATTGTTTCAACTTAACATTTAACAGTTTCTAACAATTGTTGTAGTTATTTTTCCTAGTAGTAGCATACTGTAATTGAGCAATGAGCATCAGCAACAATTGTTGAAGTTCACTTCATCAAATCATTACAGCAACTGACACTCTTAATGAAAAATGGAGTAAAGTTTCAGAGCTCCCATAAGTGGCTCAGAGACAAAAGTAAGACAACGTGTTCTTTTAATTTGACAATCCACTTGACCcctctttgtttttttctattgTAAAGGGCAAACAAGGATCAGGACCCTTCTCGTTGTATTTTTAGTCACATACTAAGAGTACGATGTGATAAATGATGCAAATAGTTTGAGATAATAAATTCAGAGTTAAATACACAATTCCGTCCCTCAACTAGTCAACTGTCCCCACAGCTCATTTTTGTCACTAAACTATAAAACTGACCAAAATCGGTCCCTGAACTAAACTATGAAATTTGAACACCATGAATACTGCACTGAAGTAAGCTAACTAACACAGCGTTGTAGCTGAAATAGACAGGACCGATGTCTAGTGCATCAAACAACAAATATTTGCACAATCTAACGCCCAATCCCATGCCAAAAAGTAACCAGCAGCTGACAGAACATACCACTCCATTGGCTATAGTCCATTTCATCAAGTGCTCACATGCACGAGGTGCAAGTATCCAAGAGTAATCAAAGGTCCAGCAACACCATGACAATAAAATCTGGTGAGAACCAGCGAAGCCATGTCGAGTTGCTCAAAATTGAGGAGAACATTGTACCTTCCTGTCTACATGTGCAAAATTCACCTTTTTGCACTGCACCTATTTAAGGGGAGTTTATCATCCTACTATAACTCTATCAACCTAATAAGACGCAGGCCTCATTTCACAATCAAATGGACAATCCACACCACAAGTTTGATAGCATACTTAAACTTACTAGCACGCATTATATATCTTGCTAAGAGCAGCAGGCCGTCCAACTTGGATCAGCTCTTGGCACTCCATATTAACTTGATTTGCTCGTACTGATGCAATACTGCTGCTAATTTGTTTCCCTCTAATAGTCTGTTCGAGCTTGGCCACACTAAACCCTGACCATAGACCAGATCAGAGTACTCGTATACTTCTTACCTCCCGCGCGAGACGTCGTAGACCTGGCCGCGGATGGCGATGAGGATCGACTTTGCGGCGTCCTTGCCATCGTAGGCCCTGAGCTGCTCAAGCGTGATCTGCCCCATCTGTACAGGGTCCGGAAACGGTGGCACGAATGGCTCCGGCTCCGTCTCTGTCTCCGGtccctgctcctgctgctgagGCGCCTTgggaggcgccgccggcgtggaggaAGCGGATGCGTCAGGGGCGACGAAGAGGGTGGAGACGATGAGGTAGGTGGCGAGCATGAGGGCCAGGACGgtgacggcggccgcgggcgaGAGGCCCGTGTAGGCCTGCACGGCGTCCGCGATCCCCTGCGCCACCATGGGGTCTCGCTGGAGCTTGGGGTTCGGGGGAATGGGCCTGACGGGAGTAGGTGCGCAGGGTGCTCCTGCCGCCGGTGAGGCGTGACGGATGTTGACTCGGTGGCCCTGACGGATGTTGACTCGGCGACCTAGCGAGGAAAAAGGGGAAGCACAGCCAGCGGGTCTGCGAGTGGCAGCGCACACTGGCGGATGAAATGGGTACTGCTGCTTGTAATTCTTCTGTTGCCGTGCCGAGTGCCATTAGCGGGGCCGGCAACCTGGCACGGTACTGGGCCTGTGCGCCATACACGACACAAAGCAACGGGCTAGATTTAAACGGGCTGCCGAAGATGTTATTGGCCAATAGTTGTACGATAGCTGTAGGTAAAATTGCCACctttctctctcaaaaaaaggtaaaattgCCACCTATGAATGTTTTAATGCTACAAAAATGTATATTTGTTTTAATGTGGAACATATTAAGAAATAGATTAGAGATGTAACTATGTATGTTAACATACAACTCAGCTCCACTGTAAAATGAGAAAGGAACTATGTGCCTACAATTCACTCTAGTACTTGTAAGATGTGTTGCTGGTCGATCATATGGGCATTTAACCACAAACTAAcagatacttcctccgtttttaaatacttgtcgctgtttttgTACGGAGATGTCCTTAGATGGGCAAACCGTCCTGCTACTGCACCCGTCAAGGTGTCTTCTCTTTCACATCTCTTCTCGAAGATCTTGAAGATTCGTTTCTCGACAAAGAAGAAACCCAAGCATATATCCATGTCAAGGCAGAGCAAATTTTCTGACTTGCGCGTGGTGACTTTGGGTCACTGACACAACAGGGCAATGGCCCAAAGTATAATACCTCCTGATGTCAAGGGTGTCCATGGACATTTCGCTCCAATTCCGAGAGAGTAAACGACGAACATTTATGAACGGAAAATCAGCAAAAATGTCTTTGATACCTACTCACAAACTGCTGTATGGTTTGGTTCTCTCTCGCTATATTTTGTCGTGAGTAAATTTTATCCACGGACACTTTATGTAAACAAAATTACGGTATTTTATTGATCCGTAAAGCTGGTGAATCAAGGTCAGCAGTACATACAAACGGCAAAATAGTTAAAAGACTAGTCAGATAAGGTATCTTTTTCTATGTCTACCTACACAGTGAacatgcagaaaaaaaagggaaggaCGATTTCTGGCAAGAAATGTTTGCACAAGAGTGGTCACTCAATGTAAGTTCTGGTACAAGGTCAAACAGACAAGTACATTGACATTGTATTGTGAGTCACGATATGACCTCGGTTGCACATAAATGCCAAATTATAAACCCATGCTTATATCTCATCTCGTTAACTCCCATCATAGTATATCAGTATGTAAACCCTCATGACTTAGCATTGTACTGAATTTTCTGACTACTATTGCAAACCAAAGTCAATCAAATTTCTCACTCCTAATTTCTTCTAGATCAAACTTGAATTGATTAAAGTATAAATATGGACCATATGAGCCTTGACTAGATACGGAGCCTACGCTTGTGGATTTTTGCCTTCTCCGCATCAATGATTGACTCCACCTGTTTAACGGCGCCCTCAAGCTTCCCTTCAGCGTTGACAACTACATAGTCAAAATGTTTCATCCGTCTCACCTCCTCTCTGGCTGTTGCAATTCTGACAAGTAGCATATCTGGTGCTTCTGTTTTTCGGTGAATGAGCCTTTTGACAAGTGCGTCTTCGCTCTCTGCAACCAGAAATATGAAAATTGCAGATTCACCAAGTATCTCTCTCAaagttgctgctccttgaaTGTCCACTCTCAAGACAATGTCATGTCCTTTGGCCATGTAATCACGGATCTGCACATAAAAAGAACTAATATGAGTAGATTATCACTTTATCTACAAGGGTTCTTTACTGAACTTTTACAGGAAAAAAGTCAAAAATAATTTCTTAGGTTCTATGAACTTAGCTGGTGGTAATCAAGTGCAAGTTTTCTCTGTGCcttgtattaaaaaaaatcatgttcttAAGTTGGATTTGCGCTACATTATgacggaaaaaaaatcagtattCCACACTAAGCGTGTAAGTCTGTTTGTTAAAGTCGCAGCTTCAGCTATAAGAAAACAGGTCAAGAGAGACTATTACTTAAACATTAACGCCAAGAACAAACAACAAGACACGTAGTGCACAATTATCTCGCATTAGTAAAAGAACTAGAGAAGAAACACACAACCATTGTGCTTGCGTTCAACAACCTACACTGGGAGTATAATGGTTACAGCTGTTACCTAACCgtgtcacttttttttttgcgtcaCATGTCGATCTGACACAAATAAATCATTGAAATATGATTCATATCATTTGAGATAATGGTAcaacattctctttaaacATGTATTGTTTTAGTCCATCGCAAGCGTGCGGCAATGTTCTAGTACAGTATAATTGTTGAAGCAGATTGAGAGAGgtaaataaatacattcaaacaTGAAAAGGTTATCCCTATATAAGTTAATCATCAAATACAAGAGGGCAACTATTTCAAAGACTTGCATTGTTGATAGTTGCTACCCACTGGAGCTAGTTATCCCTTATGTTCTACTCGTGACAGTTTAATTTTATCTTTAGAAACTTAAAGCACAATATATTCGCAGACAACTCATATGATTGCTTCGGTCGTGAACCCAGAAACACATGGCAAACAAGTTTGCTCTGCATAACGATTGTAGTTACTCTTCTAGCACTCTAATGTGGTTCACACAGACGAAGACATTGAACAGGTCTGTTTTGGGTACAAACATCATTACACCACTATGCAGTCAATATAGCATTCTGGTATAAATAAAACAACAGAAGCGAAGTAGTAGCACACCTGCTGTTTGGGGATCCCCTTGTACTCCCCATAAACAAGAGCGTACTCAAGCAACTCCTCCCTTTCAATCATTGTGAGGAATTCCTCCTTGGTGACGAAGTGATAGTCCTTCCCGTCAACTTCACCTGGCCGCATTGCCCTGCTCGTCGCAGTAACCACAAAATGGATCTCTTCCCGCTCCTCTTGCAGCCTCTGGTTAACAATCCACACACGACATTTTAAAGCTGAAAGCGcaatcaaacaaacaccaACGCCGCATTATAAGTAGGGTGTCACCTTGATGACGGCATCCTTTCCCACGCCGCTCGGACCACTGATGATGATAATCATCGgctccggtggcggcgccagcGGGTCCGAGCTGAACGTCGTgcccagcgccgcctccagcc
This is a stretch of genomic DNA from Brachypodium distachyon strain Bd21 chromosome 1, Brachypodium_distachyon_v3.0, whole genome shotgun sequence. It encodes these proteins:
- the LOC100844503 gene encoding membrane steroid-binding protein 1, yielding MVAQGIADAVQAYTGLSPAAAVTVLALMLATYLIVSTLFVAPDASASSTPAAPPKAPQQQEQGPETETEPEPFVPPFPDPVQMGQITLEQLRAYDGKDAAKSILIAIRGQVYDVSRGRLFYGPQGPYSLFAGRDASRALALMSFDPNDLTGDLEGLSPDEMEVLQDWEDKFKERYPVVGRLPSEKATVGDQNGAQLDHEGENASA
- the LOC100846064 gene encoding guanylate kinase 2, chloroplastic/mitochondrial: MLLLTRRFSSVLARSPFLARCPLPPRAVPTTAPASRPPPRRLMSSSSSGWHHSSPPPPPPPPPPSSSSDKDQLFRGLEAALGTTFSSDPLAPPPEPMIIIISGPSGVGKDAVIKRLQEEREEIHFVVTATSRAMRPGEVDGKDYHFVTKEEFLTMIEREELLEYALVYGEYKGIPKQQIRDYMAKGHDIVLRVDIQGAATLREILGESAIFIFLVAESEDALVKRLIHRKTEAPDMLLVRIATAREEVRRMKHFDYVVVNAEGKLEGAVKQVESIIDAEKAKIHKRRLRI